The proteins below are encoded in one region of Candidatus Woesearchaeota archaeon:
- a CDS encoding UPF0147 family protein, producing MIKVIPLSEQLPSIIGLLNELSDDACLPKNVKFKIQNVIQILNNSEEPTIRANKALQELDDISEDNNLHQYIRTQIWNVVSILSKIN from the coding sequence GTGATTAAAGTGATCCCACTTTCAGAACAACTTCCTTCCATTATTGGATTATTAAATGAACTTAGTGATGATGCATGTTTACCTAAAAATGTTAAATTTAAGATTCAAAACGTTATTCAAATTTTAAATAATTCTGAAGAACCAACTATCAGAGCCAACAAAGCCTTGCAAGAATTAGATGATATAAGTGAAGACAACAACCTTCACCAATACATAAGAACACAAATTTGGAATGTGGTTAGTATATTATCCAAAATCAATTAA